The Aedes aegypti strain LVP_AGWG chromosome 1, AaegL5.0 Primary Assembly, whole genome shotgun sequence sequence CCCATTTGATAGGTCCCAACTGACAATAAAAGTGCAAAAGGTCTCATGTgataaaaatatccaaaaataacGTAAACATGTAATTTTCCGCAGAATGAAcatcatttttgaatttttgagctttttttacGTTTAGAAATGAAGTTCAATGTCTTATTTTATGTTTCTATTCTAATTGGCATTTGATTTTCATCACGATTTTTTCGATGCTTATTTTCTCCGATAAAGGCAAAAGTCTGATGGGACCTTTTGAAATGTTCGTCTCGTATTTATCTCAGTGTACAATGAAATTCACCACATGGTCAAACCTGGTCAAATCTAGCACGCATGTCATTGGTGATTTGTTTTGATTACCACCTTCGCTGTCGCGTCTCCATCTTTAGCACCAAAAAACACATACTTTGACCTGagaaattttaaagcaattctgtgcaatttcgaaacaacacaacaaaaaatgaaactaACAATCAAAATTCTCAAAGGAGACGAATATGTCGTTGAGGTAGGTACAGTAGAACACCCAAAATACGCCCACGTTAACTTGCATCCATTCTAACCCGCGACCAATCAATCAAGGCGACCGAGGAATCCACCATCATGGACATCAAGCAGGATCTCGAGCGCAAAAGTATGATCCCGGTGGAGCATCAGAAATTGCTGCTCGTGGGAAAGACTCTGTCCGACGAGAAAACCGTCGCATCCTACGGTAACATCAAGGACGGCACCAAACTTACGCTGGTGGTGAAGAAACCCGACCCACTGAGGGAAGTTATATTCCGACAGTTCAAGAAGTACCTGCAGGAAGAGCAATCCCAGCGACTGACCAACGAGTTTATGAATGACTTCGACAGTAAAGTTCAGCAGCTTAGTTTAGACGATTTGGAAAAAATAGCTAGCGACATTCTTGCAAAGAAGGGTCAAAATGTGTGATAGGTTTTTAGACGATACTAGATTGTTGagatgattttgaaaataaaaaaacttaCCTTGTAAAAGCTGACGGGATAGATTAGTTTCTCCAAGACGGCCACATCTGTTGCTACAACGTTCTCCGGAGTTAAACCATGCTTTCGCAATCTTTGCATACACTCAAAGTTAACCTGATCTTTGGTTTGACTGGACAGCATCAGAGAGACCAAAGTGTGGTATCT is a genomic window containing:
- the LOC5563706 gene encoding ubiquitin-like protein 4A-B, which translates into the protein MKLTIKILKGDEYVVEATEESTIMDIKQDLERKSMIPVEHQKLLLVGKTLSDEKTVASYGNIKDGTKLTLVVKKPDPLREVIFRQFKKYLQEEQSQRLTNEFMNDFDSKVQQLSLDDLEKIASDILAKKGQNV